The region TCGCCCGACGGCACCGGCTGCCAGGCCGAGCCGTTGAAGAGGTTCTGGATCGAGAAGTTGTTGAACGCGACACGGGCTTGGAGGATGAGCCCGTAGCCGCCGCCGCCCCAGCCGCCCGAGAGCTCGAGCTGGTCGCCCCCGGTCTCGACGAGGTTGTACGTGAGGTTGACCACCTTCGCCTCCTCATCGATCGACACGCGCGGGCCCTCGGCGAGCTTGGCCTGGTCGAAATAGCCGAGCTGAATCAGCTCGCGAATCGAGCGCTCGATGGCCTGTCGGCTGTAGGTCTGGCCGGGGATCGTGCGGATCTGGCGGCGAATGACGTGCTCCTTCGTCCGCGTATTCCCCTTCACCGTGACCTCGCCGAACTCGTACACGTCGCCCTCGTCGATCTCGAACGTGATGTCGAGCGAGTCGCCGGCGACTTCGGTGATCTGCGGCTGGATGTTGAAGCGGAGGTAGCCGCGGTCCGAGTAGAGCGAGGTGATGTCGGTGTGCTGCGGGTTGTAGTAGAGCGAGCTTTCGAGCCGGCTGCGGCTGTAGACCTCGCCGCGCGCGAGGGCGAGCGCCTGCCGGAGCTGCTCGTCGGTGTACTCGACGTTGCCCTCGAACGCTACGTCGCGGACGTGGTACTGCGGCCCCTCCTCCACCTCGATGGCGACGACGACTTCCGGCTCCCCGCCGCTGGTGTCGAGGTAGACGGAGTCCTGGAGGATGCGAGCGCTGTAGTAGCCGCGGTCGTTGTAGTAGGCGATGAGGTTCTGCTTGTCCTCTTCGAACCCTTGCTTGTCGAAGGTCGACGCACCCCAGAAGCGCCACCACCGGTCCTCGGGCGTGTTATCCAACTGCTTCCGCAGCTTCTTGTCGCTGAACGCCTGGTTGCCCTCGAAGTCCACGTCGCCGATCTCCACTTTCTGGCCACGGCTGACGTCGAACGTCACCGTCACATTCCCGTCCGGCATCGCCTCCTGCTGCGTGTCGATCGTGACGAGGCGGAAGCCCTTGTCGGAGAAGTACTCGTGGATGACCTGCTCGGCGCGCTCGATGTCGGCGGGGCGGAGCGCCCGGCCGCGCAGGAGCGGGATCTGCTTGCGGAGCTCGTCGCGGTCGCCGCCTTTGACGCCCTCGAACTTGATCTCGCTGAGGCGGGGCACCTCCTCCACCTTGATGGTGAGGAACACCCCGTTGCCGACGAACCGGTCGGCCATCACGTCGATGTCGGTGAAGTTGCCGAGTTCGTAGAGCCGGCGGATGGCGTCGGAGATGGCCTGGTCGCCGGGGAGCGTGACCGACTGCCCGACGCGGAGGCCGCTGGACTGGAGCACGAACTGCCGCGCCGTTTCGTCCGTGACGCCCTCGACGGACACGCCGAGCACCTCGTACGAGGTGGGGCCGGCCTGCGCCAGCGGCTGCCCGATCCCCTGCGCGTGGGCGGATGGGACCGCGACGACGGCGAGGAGGGCGCAGAGAAATAGGAACGGTCGAGTCAACGGCGGGAAGGTCATATCGGGAGGGTGGGCGCGGGTCGGCGGGCGCTGGCGACGCGGGGAACGGCGGGGCAGGCGCTCCGCAGAGGGCATCGGTTCGGCTTACGAACGCTGGCTGCGGCGGGGTTATTGCGCGGCTGCGGTGCCTGTCAGTGTGCCGGCGCAACGTCCGGCTGCACGCGGCCGAACCGGCGCTCGCGGTTCTGGAAGTCTTCGATGGCGGTGTAGAGCTGCTCGCGGCGGAAGGCCGGCCAGAAGCGCTCGGTGACGTGGATCTCGGTGTAGGCGAGCTGCCAGAGCAGGAAGTTCGACACGCGGACGTCGCCGCCCGTGCGGATGAGGAGGTCGGGGTCGGGCATCCCGGCGGTCGTCAGGCGCGACGCGACGGCCTCTTCGTCGACCTCGGCGGGATCGAGCCGGCCAGCGGCCACCTCTGCGGCGATGAGCCGGGCGGCGCGGGCGAGCTCCCACCGCCCGCTGTACGACAGGGCGAGGTTGAGCGTCATCCGCGTGTTGTGCTTCGTCAACTCCTCGGCCTCGCGCATCTCGGCGGCGGCCCGCTTCGGCAGCCGGTCGAGCTCGCCGAGGGTCTGCACGCGGATGTTGTTGTCCTGCAGCCGGCTCACCTCGCGGCGGATCGTGCGGACGAGGAGTTCCATCAGCGCGACGACCTCGGTCGGCGGGCGCTGCCAGTTCTCGGTCGAGAACGTGTAGAGCGTGAGGTGTTGCACGCCGATCTGCGCGCACGCCTCGGTGATGTCGCGGACGGACTCGACGCCCTCGCGGTGCCCGGCGACGCGGCTCTGCCCCTGCTGCTTCGCCCACCGCCCGTTACCGTCCATGATGGCGGCGATGTGGACGGGGATCTCGCCGCGCGCCTGCAACGCCCGCTGACGGGCGGCGTCGGCGTCGGTCTGCGGCTCTTTGGTGAGGGAGACGATGGGCACGGGGCGGGATGGGGTCATGCTTCAGCATGGAAAGGTACGGAGCGCCCCTTCCTGCCCTCGTGTGCCGCGCGTGAAAAGTCTACCGAAACGCGGGCTACGATGTTTGTGCTCCAGGTCCCGTACTGACCGAAGCCAGTCAGCCAAAGTCGAGGCAGGCAGCACGCCGACCTACTGTACCTTCCATCCTTCCGCCCACGCTGCCACGTCGGAATTATAGGGTGGCATTTCCACCCAACCAATGGTTCTGCCGCCGCCTCCAGCCCCGATCAATTTCATGAAGCATCTCCTGCTCCTCGTCTTCCTCCTTCTCGCGGCGTGCTCAGCCCCGCATCGCGGGTTCGAATGGCCGAGGGAGCCTCTTACGCTTGCGGAGTACAACGCACTCTTCGCCGAGGTAGAGGTCGCGCAGAGTGAGACCTACGGCCGCACGCCCGAGGACGCTATCCGGATCGGACGCTACGGCCCCTTCAAGGGAATACAGGCCTCATCGGAGATGATCGCGCGCCTAAGGAAGGACGGGAAGCCACTGCAAGTGGTGACGCGAACATCGATGTACACCGTTGCCCCGGACTCCGCCTCGGCACAGCCTGCACCTCACGGTCCCCCGAGGCCGGAAGGCGTCGTCATCGTGGATTCGTACCTCCTCACGCCTGTTGGGACGAGTGACACCCTTCGGCTCTATTTCGACCCTTATCACGTAGCCCCGATACGTGCCCCCCGAGGGATGGAGTGGGTATTCCCTGTGCAGGGGTGAAGCGCGGCAGAACACTGTTTTGCGGCAGAACACTGTTTTACCGTCTTCCACTCATCTCAGAGCCGGGTGAAGTCGTTGAAGATGACGAAGGCCATGAAGGCGAGGAGCAGCACGAAGCCGACCTGCTGCA is a window of Rhodothermales bacterium DNA encoding:
- a CDS encoding isoprenyl transferase, with amino-acid sequence MTPSRPVPIVSLTKEPQTDADAARQRALQARGEIPVHIAAIMDGNGRWAKQQGQSRVAGHREGVESVRDITEACAQIGVQHLTLYTFSTENWQRPPTEVVALMELLVRTIRREVSRLQDNNIRVQTLGELDRLPKRAAAEMREAEELTKHNTRMTLNLALSYSGRWELARAARLIAAEVAAGRLDPAEVDEEAVASRLTTAGMPDPDLLIRTGGDVRVSNFLLWQLAYTEIHVTERFWPAFRREQLYTAIEDFQNRERRFGRVQPDVAPAH
- the bamA gene encoding outer membrane protein assembly factor BamA, which codes for MTFPPLTRPFLFLCALLAVVAVPSAHAQGIGQPLAQAGPTSYEVLGVSVEGVTDETARQFVLQSSGLRVGQSVTLPGDQAISDAIRRLYELGNFTDIDVMADRFVGNGVFLTIKVEEVPRLSEIKFEGVKGGDRDELRKQIPLLRGRALRPADIERAEQVIHEYFSDKGFRLVTIDTQQEAMPDGNVTVTFDVSRGQKVEIGDVDFEGNQAFSDKKLRKQLDNTPEDRWWRFWGASTFDKQGFEEDKQNLIAYYNDRGYYSARILQDSVYLDTSGGEPEVVVAIEVEEGPQYHVRDVAFEGNVEYTDEQLRQALALARGEVYSRSRLESSLYYNPQHTDITSLYSDRGYLRFNIQPQITEVAGDSLDITFEIDEGDVYEFGEVTVKGNTRTKEHVIRRQIRTIPGQTYSRQAIERSIRELIQLGYFDQAKLAEGPRVSIDEEAKVVNLTYNLVETGGDQLELSGGWGGGGYGLILQARVAFNNFSIQNLFNGSAWQPVPSGDGQQLALSVQTSGLRYQSYSVTFTEPWFRGRNTPIGGSLSYTYRDFTNNTSVIGLDDPTSNSDDLSFSTFGARLFYRQGLKWPDDFFQTGTDLSYRLYSINGESLSRSYRLPEGRSQELTVKQSLTRNSFDSPQFPTVGSSLLLSAEVAAPLPGFIQYHKEEFKTRWVTPIAGRLALDFSGDFGYIGSLNGDDVEFQRYLVGGSPLEAQSTFQGYGKDIIFMRGYPTLAITPLQNGQRVGGRILNKYSMEARIVAIQTPQFTAAPYAFIDAANTWNSFDDYNPFKLYRSAGFGAKLFLPFLGLIDLNYGYQIDSFSDFRNGAPLEVKPQWRFQFSLGGG